A single Thermosynechococcus vestitus BP-1 DNA region contains:
- a CDS encoding glycoside hydrolase family 10 protein, with protein sequence MLRRRLWLLFILFCWSLCWTIWPVQAQNPRCIRGVWLTKNDFPILRDRPRLVAVLNDLQRLNFNTLYPVVWNSGYVSFPSTTAKNLGIQPFVLRGIQDYDILAELTQQAHCRHLLVIPWFEFGFMVPETSELALAHPEWLTQAIDGQTTRLTAAGEVAWMNPFHPQVQEFLTNIVLEVLRQYPVDGVQFDDHLSLPVEFGYDDYTRALYEQETQKPVPDNPRDPDWMRWRADKLTAFVQTLRQRVKQAFPKAIFSLSPTTLPTAYQTFLQDWPQWVALGLVDEVIVQVYRYNLSSFVQQLMQPEILQAQAKVPTAVGVLTGLRTNPVPIELVDAKVAAALQAGLGVSFFSLETLWQRGPEPRDRRQNTILFHFRQPLPRRLFSQACPRI encoded by the coding sequence ATGCTGCGTCGTCGCCTTTGGTTGTTGTTCATTCTCTTCTGTTGGAGTTTGTGCTGGACAATTTGGCCTGTACAAGCACAAAACCCAAGGTGCATTCGTGGGGTTTGGCTGACCAAGAATGATTTCCCAATCCTGCGCGATCGCCCGCGGCTGGTGGCAGTCCTCAATGATCTACAGCGACTGAACTTCAACACCCTTTACCCCGTTGTCTGGAACTCCGGCTATGTCAGTTTCCCCAGTACTACCGCCAAGAATCTGGGAATTCAGCCCTTTGTGCTGCGGGGAATCCAAGACTACGATATTCTTGCCGAACTCACCCAGCAGGCCCACTGCCGTCATCTCTTAGTCATTCCCTGGTTTGAATTTGGCTTTATGGTGCCAGAGACCTCAGAACTTGCCCTTGCTCATCCGGAGTGGCTCACCCAGGCTATCGATGGTCAGACCACTCGCTTAACGGCGGCTGGGGAAGTGGCTTGGATGAATCCCTTTCATCCACAAGTACAAGAATTTCTCACCAATATTGTCCTTGAGGTCCTGCGGCAATATCCGGTGGATGGTGTGCAGTTTGATGATCATCTCAGTCTGCCCGTGGAGTTTGGCTACGACGACTACACCCGTGCCCTCTATGAGCAGGAAACCCAAAAGCCCGTTCCCGACAATCCCCGTGACCCGGACTGGATGCGCTGGCGTGCTGACAAACTCACTGCCTTTGTGCAAACGCTGCGGCAGCGGGTAAAGCAGGCATTTCCCAAGGCCATTTTTTCCCTCTCACCGACCACATTGCCAACCGCCTACCAAACATTTCTCCAAGACTGGCCGCAGTGGGTTGCCCTTGGACTCGTTGATGAAGTAATTGTGCAAGTCTATCGCTACAATCTCTCCAGCTTTGTGCAGCAGTTGATGCAGCCGGAGATCCTCCAGGCCCAAGCGAAAGTTCCCACTGCCGTTGGTGTCCTCACGGGGCTGCGTACCAACCCTGTACCCATTGAACTGGTGGATGCCAAGGTGGCGGCTGCCCTGCAAGCTGGGTTAGGAGTGTCCTTTTTCTCCCTTGAAACCCTGTGGCAACGGGGACCGGAGCCCCGCGATCGCCGCCAGAATACAATCCTCTTTCATTTTCGCCAGCCACTGCCACGGCGGCTCTTTAGCCAAGCTTGTCCAAGAATCTAG
- a CDS encoding energy-coupling factor ABC transporter ATP-binding protein, with product MTALLEIRDLHFGYGRTPSLLRGINLRVTGGDRLGIIGDNGSGKTTLLLLCAAVLKPQRGTITCLGQSVVAGQFQPAVGVVLQHPADQLIGTTVAEDVAFGPENLGCSALEVQQRVHQALAMTGTLHLANRLPHQLSGGEQRMVAIAGILAMQPKLILYDEPTAFLDQRSCRTLMEFLQTNATPGLVVSHDLAFLRAVCTQIFLLESGHLCPLGL from the coding sequence GTGACTGCCCTGCTGGAAATCAGAGATCTTCATTTTGGCTATGGGAGAACCCCCTCACTTCTGCGAGGGATTAATCTGAGGGTGACGGGGGGCGATCGCCTTGGCATCATTGGTGACAATGGTTCTGGCAAAACCACACTCCTCCTTCTCTGTGCGGCTGTTCTCAAGCCACAGCGGGGAACGATTACCTGCTTGGGGCAGTCAGTGGTGGCGGGACAGTTTCAACCGGCAGTGGGCGTCGTGCTGCAGCATCCAGCGGATCAGTTAATTGGGACGACTGTGGCTGAGGATGTTGCCTTTGGCCCTGAGAACTTAGGTTGTTCAGCCCTAGAAGTGCAGCAGCGAGTGCATCAAGCCTTGGCGATGACTGGAACTTTGCATTTGGCCAATCGCCTGCCCCATCAACTGTCGGGGGGAGAACAACGCATGGTGGCGATCGCGGGCATTTTGGCCATGCAGCCCAAGCTCATCCTCTACGATGAACCCACTGCCTTTTTAGACCAACGGAGTTGCCGCACCTTGATGGAGTTTCTCCAAACCAATGCCACTCCCGGTCTAGTGGTCAGCCATGACCTTGCGTTTTTACGCGCCGTCTGTACGCAGATTTTTCTCCTTGAGTCAGGACATCTGTGTCCCCTAGGGCTGTAG
- a CDS encoding dihydrolipoamide acetyltransferase family protein, with the protein MIRELFMPALSSTMTEGKIVSWLKSPGDKVTKGETVLIVESDKADMDVESFYDGYLAVITVPAGEVAPVGSTIGLVAETEAEIAEAEAKAKSLGTATSSGPAPASTSTVATSNGSGTAPVAAAPAASAAVPAGRVMASPRARKLAKEHKIDLKTLKGTGPNGRITAADVEALIGAPATPVPPVATSPAPIPTAPPATAAVVAKEDLVPLTTLQNAVVRNMVASLGIPDFHVAYTITTDALDRLYQQIKSKGVTMTALLAKAIALTLQKHPIMNAYYTEQGIQYRRDINIAVAVAMPGGGLITPVLKNADQIDLYSLSRTWKDLVERARAKQLQPDEYSTGTFSLSNLGMFGVDFFDAILTPGQGAIMAVGASRPTVVATEDGLLGVKRQMKVNITCDHRVIYGADAAAFLQDLAKLIETNPQALTL; encoded by the coding sequence ATGATTCGTGAACTGTTCATGCCCGCCCTCAGCTCCACCATGACCGAAGGCAAAATTGTCTCTTGGCTGAAATCTCCCGGGGATAAGGTGACCAAAGGGGAAACGGTGCTGATTGTGGAATCCGACAAGGCCGATATGGATGTGGAGTCCTTCTACGACGGCTATTTGGCGGTGATTACCGTACCTGCTGGCGAAGTGGCACCCGTCGGCTCCACCATTGGCCTTGTGGCAGAAACAGAAGCAGAAATTGCGGAGGCGGAGGCAAAGGCCAAGTCCCTTGGGACGGCTACCAGTTCTGGGCCAGCTCCGGCCTCAACTTCGACTGTGGCCACCAGTAATGGCTCAGGAACGGCTCCTGTAGCAGCGGCTCCTGCCGCCAGTGCTGCTGTACCGGCTGGGCGAGTGATGGCCTCCCCCCGTGCCCGCAAGTTGGCCAAGGAACACAAAATTGATTTGAAGACCCTCAAGGGAACTGGCCCCAATGGTCGGATTACAGCCGCCGATGTGGAAGCTTTGATTGGGGCACCTGCAACCCCTGTGCCACCCGTGGCAACGTCCCCTGCGCCTATCCCCACGGCACCCCCTGCTACTGCGGCGGTGGTCGCTAAGGAGGATTTGGTGCCCCTGACAACGCTGCAAAATGCGGTTGTGCGCAATATGGTGGCCAGCCTTGGCATTCCCGATTTCCATGTTGCCTACACGATTACAACCGATGCCTTGGATCGGCTGTATCAGCAAATTAAGTCCAAAGGGGTGACCATGACGGCGCTCCTTGCCAAGGCGATCGCCCTGACATTGCAAAAACACCCAATTATGAATGCCTACTACACAGAGCAGGGGATTCAATACCGTCGTGATATTAACATCGCTGTTGCTGTGGCGATGCCGGGGGGGGGTCTGATTACACCGGTGCTGAAGAACGCCGATCAAATTGACCTCTACAGCCTCTCCCGTACTTGGAAAGACTTGGTGGAACGGGCGCGCGCTAAGCAACTGCAACCCGATGAGTACAGCACAGGCACCTTTAGCCTCTCGAACCTCGGCATGTTTGGAGTTGACTTCTTTGATGCCATTCTCACGCCCGGCCAAGGGGCCATTATGGCGGTGGGGGCATCGCGGCCGACGGTGGTTGCTACGGAGGATGGCCTGCTCGGGGTAAAACGGCAGATGAAAGTGAATATCACCTGTGATCACCGGGTGATCTATGGTGCGGATGCAGCCGCTTTCCTTCAGGATTTGGCGAAACTGATTGAAACCAATCCTCAAGCCCTGACGCTCTAA
- a CDS encoding YlqD family protein produces the protein MTDPMDTKLLLRRQIMVKAIVTPEWKDDAQRQLQAQLNQVDAQIQQLDLQVQQVIDELRKSNEAADVVNARIQDVQGQANNQKAQLLQQKNLILQQLDQVQRLQMGQEVDQGQVDNFFYVTKGDNLIQKMQVEILLRNGVIEEIRGTL, from the coding sequence ATGACAGACCCTATGGATACTAAACTGCTCCTGCGGCGCCAAATTATGGTGAAAGCCATCGTCACTCCCGAGTGGAAAGACGATGCCCAAAGGCAGCTTCAGGCACAACTCAATCAAGTGGATGCCCAAATTCAGCAGTTGGATCTGCAAGTGCAGCAAGTGATTGACGAACTGCGCAAAAGTAATGAAGCAGCGGATGTGGTCAATGCCCGTATTCAAGACGTTCAAGGGCAAGCCAACAACCAAAAGGCACAACTCCTACAGCAAAAAAATCTCATTCTTCAGCAATTGGATCAGGTGCAACGCCTGCAAATGGGTCAGGAAGTGGATCAAGGTCAGGTAGATAATTTCTTCTATGTCACCAAAGGGGACAACCTGATTCAAAAGATGCAGGTGGAAATTCTCCTGCGCAATGGCGTCATCGAAGAAATTCGCGGCACGCTCTAG
- a CDS encoding AMP-binding protein: MMSAAYTYTPPGGLPQDASLPDHFLAYKRLQSLPEMWPLLAQRHGDVVALDAPYEDPPTRITYSELYQRIQRFAAGLQALGVAAGDRVALFPDNSPRWLIADQGSMMAGAINVVRSGTADAQELLYILRDSGATLLLIENLATLGKLQEPLVDTGVKTVVLLSGESPELAGFPLRLLNFGQVFTEGQYGTVRAVAITPDNLATLMYTSGTTGQPKGVMVTHGGLLSQIVNLWAIVQPQVGDRVLSILPIWHAYERVAEYFLFACGCSQTYTNLRHFKNDLKRCKPHYMIAVPRIWESFYEGVQKQLRDSPATKRRLAQFFLSVGQQYILQRRLLTGLSLTNPHPRGWQKWLARVQTLLLKPLYELGEKRLYSKIREATGGEIKQVISGGGALAPHLDTFYEVINLEVLVGYGLTETAVVLTARRSWANLRGSAGRPIPDTAIKIVDPETKAPLEFGQKGLVMAKGPQVMRGYYNQPEATAKVLDAEGWFDTGDLGYLTPNGDLVLTGRQKDTIVLSNGENIEPQPIEDACVRSPYIDQIMLVGQDQKALGALIVPNLEALEAWVVAKGYRLELPNRPAQAGSGEVVTLESKVIIDLYRQELLREVQNRPGYRPDDRIATFRFVLEPFTIENGLLTQTLKIRRHVVSDRYRDMINAMFE, from the coding sequence ATGATGAGTGCGGCCTACACCTACACTCCCCCCGGCGGCCTACCCCAGGATGCATCGTTACCCGATCACTTTTTGGCCTACAAAAGACTCCAGTCGCTGCCGGAAATGTGGCCCCTATTGGCGCAACGCCATGGGGATGTGGTGGCTCTTGATGCGCCCTACGAAGACCCTCCGACCCGCATCACCTACAGTGAACTCTATCAACGCATTCAACGCTTTGCCGCTGGCCTACAAGCGCTGGGTGTCGCTGCCGGCGATCGCGTGGCCCTGTTTCCTGACAATAGCCCCCGCTGGCTCATTGCCGATCAAGGCAGTATGATGGCGGGTGCCATTAATGTAGTGCGCAGTGGTACCGCCGATGCTCAAGAACTGCTCTACATTTTGCGCGACAGTGGAGCCACCCTGCTGCTCATCGAAAACCTAGCTACCCTTGGCAAACTGCAAGAGCCTCTGGTGGATACAGGAGTCAAAACAGTGGTGCTCCTGAGTGGAGAATCCCCTGAATTGGCAGGTTTTCCCCTGCGGCTTTTGAACTTTGGTCAAGTGTTTACGGAAGGACAATATGGCACAGTGCGGGCGGTGGCCATTACCCCCGATAACTTGGCAACCCTAATGTACACCTCCGGTACCACGGGTCAACCCAAGGGCGTGATGGTTACCCACGGAGGGCTACTGAGTCAAATTGTCAATCTCTGGGCAATTGTGCAACCGCAGGTGGGCGATCGCGTCCTCAGTATTTTGCCTATTTGGCACGCCTACGAACGGGTGGCCGAGTACTTTCTCTTTGCCTGTGGCTGTAGCCAAACCTATACCAACCTCCGCCACTTCAAGAATGACCTGAAACGCTGTAAGCCCCACTACATGATTGCCGTCCCCCGTATCTGGGAAAGCTTTTACGAAGGGGTGCAAAAGCAACTGCGGGATAGTCCGGCTACAAAGCGGCGTCTTGCTCAGTTTTTCCTCAGTGTTGGCCAGCAATATATACTGCAACGGCGACTGCTGACGGGCCTGAGCCTGACCAACCCCCATCCCAGGGGCTGGCAGAAATGGCTGGCTCGAGTGCAAACCCTCCTCCTCAAGCCCCTCTACGAACTGGGGGAGAAGCGGCTTTATAGCAAAATTCGTGAAGCCACCGGCGGTGAGATTAAACAGGTAATTAGTGGTGGCGGTGCTCTTGCTCCCCATTTGGACACCTTCTATGAAGTCATTAACCTAGAAGTTTTGGTGGGCTACGGTCTCACTGAAACGGCCGTAGTGCTAACCGCTCGCCGCTCTTGGGCGAATTTACGGGGATCCGCTGGCCGTCCAATTCCCGATACCGCCATTAAAATTGTCGATCCAGAAACTAAAGCCCCCCTTGAGTTTGGCCAAAAAGGACTGGTGATGGCCAAGGGGCCGCAGGTGATGCGCGGCTACTACAACCAACCAGAGGCCACGGCTAAGGTGCTCGATGCTGAGGGGTGGTTTGACACTGGCGATTTGGGCTACCTCACCCCCAATGGAGATCTAGTGCTGACGGGACGGCAAAAGGACACCATTGTTCTCAGCAACGGTGAAAATATTGAACCGCAACCCATCGAGGATGCCTGTGTCCGCAGCCCCTATATTGACCAAATTATGCTGGTGGGTCAAGACCAAAAGGCTCTTGGTGCCCTCATTGTGCCCAATTTAGAGGCACTGGAGGCGTGGGTAGTTGCCAAGGGGTACCGACTGGAGTTGCCAAACCGACCGGCACAAGCGGGCAGCGGTGAGGTGGTGACCCTGGAGAGCAAAGTCATTATTGATCTCTATCGCCAAGAACTGCTGCGGGAAGTGCAAAATCGCCCCGGCTATCGCCCGGATGATCGCATTGCCACGTTTCGCTTTGTCCTCGAACCCTTTACGATAGAGAATGGTCTTTTGACCCAAACCCTAAAAATTCGCCGTCATGTCGTGAGCGATCGCTACCGCGATATGATTAACGCCATGTTTGAGTAA
- a CDS encoding nucleoside triphosphate pyrophosphatase: protein MVPFVLASASPARRQLLQQIGIDPIIQPSHFDESVIQAATPTELVRLLARCKAETVAQSYSAPALILGCDSVLVLGGEIYGKPASPEMAIARWQQMRGQTADLLTGHALIDLAQGRTCVEVESTQVVFAQVSDAEIAAYVASGEPLACAGCFALDGQGGAFVEKIVGTPSNVIGLSLPLLRRLLLSLGYTLADVQNKK from the coding sequence ATGGTGCCCTTTGTTCTTGCCTCTGCCTCCCCGGCACGCCGCCAATTGCTGCAACAAATTGGCATTGATCCAATTATTCAGCCCAGTCACTTTGATGAGTCGGTTATTCAAGCAGCAACGCCAACAGAACTGGTGCGGTTACTGGCACGGTGTAAAGCAGAAACGGTAGCTCAGAGTTATTCAGCCCCCGCCTTAATTTTGGGCTGTGATTCTGTGCTGGTGCTTGGCGGAGAAATTTACGGTAAACCGGCCTCGCCAGAGATGGCGATCGCCCGCTGGCAACAAATGCGCGGTCAAACGGCAGACCTGCTGACAGGCCATGCTTTGATTGATTTGGCCCAGGGGCGCACCTGTGTTGAGGTGGAGTCCACCCAAGTGGTTTTTGCGCAGGTGAGTGATGCTGAAATTGCCGCCTATGTGGCCTCTGGCGAACCCCTTGCCTGTGCTGGCTGCTTTGCCCTCGATGGCCAAGGGGGTGCCTTTGTCGAGAAAATTGTCGGCACCCCTAGTAATGTGATTGGCTTAAGCTTGCCCCTACTGCGGCGGCTGCTGCTGAGCTTGGGATACACCCTCGCTGATGTGCAAAACAAGAAATAA